From the Natronococcus sp. AD-5 genome, one window contains:
- a CDS encoding PstS family phosphate ABC transporter substrate-binding protein: protein MRDGLSGRSEGIVSRRKFLAASGSISAITIAGCSETNTGGGEGDLSGEVVVKGSSTVFPISDVMAQRFMEENQGVNVTVDSTGSGGGFENHFCPGDADINGASRLIKPEEEDHCAENDVTPVEMQIASDAVTMAVSPENDWVDCLSFDEMAQIWQEGGAETWQDINDEWPDEEFVLYGPDTTSGTFDWFTENVLDGESHRTDYEPTEDDNIIVEGIEDDQYAIGYFGYAYYAENEDRVKALEVKENEDDECAEPSLDAAKEGTYPLARPLFVYPSEEALEKEEVYAFMEFYIENSSADWIADEIGYVPASQDIVDENMSTLEGVSGN, encoded by the coding sequence ATGAGAGATGGCCTGTCTGGGCGCTCAGAAGGTATCGTTTCCAGGCGTAAGTTCCTTGCTGCAAGCGGGTCAATAAGTGCGATCACCATTGCCGGCTGTTCGGAGACAAACACGGGAGGCGGTGAGGGTGATCTCTCTGGAGAAGTCGTCGTGAAAGGGTCCAGTACGGTGTTTCCGATCTCGGACGTGATGGCCCAACGGTTCATGGAGGAGAATCAAGGCGTTAACGTCACCGTCGACTCGACGGGGAGCGGTGGCGGCTTCGAGAACCACTTCTGCCCTGGTGATGCAGACATCAATGGCGCCTCGAGACTGATTAAGCCCGAAGAGGAAGACCACTGTGCAGAGAACGATGTCACGCCAGTCGAGATGCAGATCGCCAGCGATGCAGTGACGATGGCAGTTAGCCCGGAGAACGACTGGGTCGACTGTCTGTCCTTCGACGAGATGGCGCAAATCTGGCAGGAAGGCGGTGCCGAAACCTGGCAAGATATTAATGACGAGTGGCCGGACGAGGAGTTCGTCCTTTACGGGCCCGACACGACCTCGGGGACGTTCGACTGGTTCACCGAGAACGTCCTCGATGGTGAGAGCCATCGCACCGACTATGAGCCGACGGAGGACGACAACATCATCGTCGAAGGGATCGAGGACGACCAATACGCAATCGGCTACTTTGGCTACGCTTACTACGCTGAGAACGAGGACCGCGTAAAGGCGCTCGAGGTCAAAGAGAACGAGGATGACGAGTGCGCTGAACCGAGCCTGGATGCGGCAAAAGAGGGAACGTATCCGCTGGCTCGCCCCCTGTTCGTCTACCCGTCTGAGGAGGCACTCGAGAAAGAAGAGGTCTATGCGTTCATGGAGTTTTACATCGAGAACTCGTCGGCGGACTGGATCGCCGACGAAATCGGGTACGTGCCAGCAAGCCAAGACATCGTCGACGAGAACATGAGCACACTCGAGGGCGTGTCAGGGAACTAA